The following proteins are co-located in the Schistocerca nitens isolate TAMUIC-IGC-003100 chromosome 2, iqSchNite1.1, whole genome shotgun sequence genome:
- the LOC126234849 gene encoding uncharacterized protein LOC126234849: MVQRRSTYCDAYSIEDHVVECINGHIPYKGMQSARKAPSEYQTKYPYPNEGVALSRSSYVEVKLLQVTKQRHPYTGSQPGVNRESTGSQPGVNRESTGSQPGVNRESTGSQPGVNRESTGSQPGVNRESTGSQPGVNRESTGSQPGVNRESTGSQPGVNRESTGSQPGVNRESTGSQPGVNRESFSV, from the coding sequence ATGGTGCAACGACGTTCAACGTATTGTGACGCATACAGCATCGAAGATCACGTGGTAGAGTGTATCAATGGGCATATACCATACAAAGGAATGCAATCAGCAAGAAAAGCTCCATCAGAATATCAAACTAAGTATCCTTACCCGAATGAAGGTGTAGCGTTAAGTAGGTCTAGTTACGTAGAAGTCAAGCTACTTCAAGTGACAAAACAGAGACATCCTTACACCGGGAGTCAACCGGGAGTCAACCGGGAGTCAACCGGGAGTCAACCGGGAGTCAACCGGGAGTCAACCGGGAGTCAACCGGGAGTCAACCGGGAGTCAACCGGGAGTCAACCGGGAGTCAACCGGGAGTCAACCGGGAGTCAACCGGGAGTCAACCGGGAGTCAACCGGGAGTCAACCGGGAGTCAACCGGGAGTCAACCGGGAGTCAACCGGGAGTCAACCGGGAGTCAACCGGGAGTCAACCGGGAGTCAACCGGGAGTCAACCGGGAGTCAACCGGGAGTCAACCGGGAGTCAACCGGGAGTCAACCGGGAGTCAACCGGGAGTCGTTCTCAGTATAA